The following are from one region of the Ptychodera flava strain L36383 chromosome 15, AS_Pfla_20210202, whole genome shotgun sequence genome:
- the LOC139152242 gene encoding ATP-dependent DNA helicase RecQ-like, translated as MRHDDQCKKTQGKEAQAGMKAFRQHYGQLGQLRSLLPAKVPVVTLTATATSGTRKVIIDDLCMKGCEVIIENPDKPNIKYNVINTDDDLETVFMWLVDEIKLKQAETPRVIIFCRRRRHCSELFELFSVKLGSHAFYQYEHKGQNDDRNRYFAMFHSKTDDVIKESIISSFQKPNCIVRVVFATSAFSMGMDLKSVDQVIHFGPPSDVEGYLQETGRVGRDRTTQSSAILLLYKGDDDDIIQAYRSKRPQIFSDFSDDD; from the exons ATGCGGCACGATGATCAGTGCAAGAAAACTCA GGGCAAAGAAGCTCAGGCCGGTATGAAAGCATTTAGACAACACTACGGGCAGTTAGGTCAACTGAGGTCCCTGCTTCCAGCTAAAGTTCCGGTTGTTACACTTACTGCCACAGCAACATCGGGGACAAGGAAAGTTATCATCGATGATCTGTGTATGAAAGGATGTGAAGTGATCATTGAAAACCCAGATAAACCTAATATCAAGTATAATGTCATCAACACAGATGATGATTTAGAGACTGTATTCATGTGGCTTGTAGATGAAATCAAACTAAAGCAGGCGGAGACTCCACGTGTCATAATCTTTTGTAGGAGAAGACGACACTGCTCAGAActgtttgaattattttcagTCAAGCTTGGAAGCCACGCGTTTTATCaatatgaacacaaaggacAAAATGATGACCGTAACCGATATTTTGCCATGTTCCATTCAAAGACAGATGATGTAATTAAGGAGTccataatttcatcatttcaaaAGCCGAATTGCATAGTACGGGTGGTATTTGCTACATCAGCTTTTAGTATGGGGATGGATTTAAAGAGTGTTGATCAGGTCATCCATTTTGGTCCCCCAAGTGATGTAGAAGGTTATTTGCAAGAAACGGGAAGGGTTGGGAGAGATAGAACAACTCAGAGCAGTGCCATCTTATTGCTGTACAAAGG tgatgatgatgacataaTTCAAGCTTACAGGTCAAAGAGACCACAGATCTTCAGTGATTTTTCAGATGATGACTGA